In Gossypium raimondii isolate GPD5lz chromosome 12, ASM2569854v1, whole genome shotgun sequence, a single window of DNA contains:
- the LOC105764437 gene encoding ceramide synthase 1 LOH3 isoform X2 codes for MQDTNTTDNKNKVIKFKESAWKCIYFLSAEFLALYVTSKEPWFNNTRHFWVGPGDQVWPDQKIKLKLKGLYMYAAGFYTYSIFALIFWETRRSDFGVLMGHHFATVTLVVLSYIFRFGRVGSVVLAIHDASDVFLEIGKMSKYCGAEKLASIAFIIFVLSWILLRLIYFPFWVLWSTSYEVVQTLDKEKHPVVGPICYYLFNTLLFCLLVLHIYWWVLMYRMLVNQIQAGGKISEDVRSDSEDEHED; via the exons ATGCAAGATACCAATACAACAGACAACAAGAATAAGGTTATAAAATTTAAGGAGTCAGCTTGGAAATGCATTTATTTTCTCTCTGCAGAATTTCTGGCTCTCTATGTAACTTCTAAGGAGCCCTGGTTTAACAATACAAGACACTTTTGGGTAGGGCCAGGGGATCAGGTCTGGCCTGATCAAAAAATTAA ATTGAAATTAAAGGGACTTTATATGTATGCTGCTGGGTTTTATACATACTCTATATTTGCTTTAATTTTCTGGGAAACAAGGCGTTCTGACTTTGGAGTCTTAATGGGTCATCATTTTGCAACTGTCACCCTCGTTGTGCTCTCTTACATTTTTAG ATTTGGCCGTGTCGGTTCAGTTGTTTTAGCAATTCATGATGCTAGCGATGTATTTTTGGAGATAGGGAAGATGAGCAAATATTGTGGTGCTGAAAAACTCGCTAGCATTGCattcataatttttgttttgtcatGGATCTTACTGCGCCTCATATACTTCCCTTTCTGGGTCCTATGGAGTACAAG CTATGAAGTTGTCCAGACATTGGACAAGGAAAAGCATCCAGTGGTTGGACCAATTTGTTATTATCTGTTCAACACACTTCTATTTTGCCTGCTTGTTCTTCATATTTATTGGTGGGTACTGATGTATCGAATGCTAGTCAACCAAATCCAAGCTGGAGGCAAAATTAGTGAAGATGTTAGATCTG ATTCAGAAGATGAACATGAGGATTGA
- the LOC105762496 gene encoding peroxidase 11 yields MAYQPSLISLQWFSILLVCISLFSWTIFAASPDAPLTLDYYKSTCPTVFEIVRKEMECEVNSDPRNAALVLRLHFHDCFVQGCDGSVLLDDTISLQGEKKASANVNSLKGFEIIDRIKNKLESECPGIVSCADILTVAARDAVILVGGPYWDVPVGRKDSKTANYDLVRENIPTANEGLLSIIAKFLYQGLSVTDMVALAGAHTIGMARCENFRARIYGDFGATDSYLRNLKSICPAAISSSGENNVTAMDNVTPNLFDNSFYHTLLRGEGLLSSDQEMYSNVFGIETKKLVRKYADDPLAFFNQFSDSMVKLGNITNSDSFVNGEVRKICRFVNT; encoded by the exons ATGGCGTATCAACCTTCCCTGATCAGTCTGCAATGGTTTTCAATCCTTCTGGTTTGTATTTCCTTGTTCAGTTGGACCATTTTTGCAGCTAGTCCAGACGCACCATTGACATTGGATTACTACAAATCAACATGCCCCACTGTGTTTGAGATTGTGAGGAAAGAAATGGAGTGTGAAGTAAACTCTGATCCTCGAAATGCAGCTTTGGTTCTTCGGTTGCATTTCCATGACTGCTTTGTTCAG GGTTGTGATGGGTCAGTTTTGCTTGATGATACAATCAGTTTACAAGGAGAAAAGAAAGCTTCGGCAAATGTGAATTCTCTAAAAGGTTTCGAAATCATTGACAGGATTAAGAACAAGCTTGAATCTGAGTGTCCTGGAATTGTTTCCTGTGCTGATATCCTCACCGTTGCTGCTAGAGATGCAGTGATTCTG GTGGGTGGACCTTACTGGGATGTACCAGTGGGAAGAAAGGATTCAAAAACAGCCAACTATGATCTAGTTAGGGAAAACATTCCAACAGCAAATGAGGGTCTTCTCAGTATTATAGCTAAATTTCTTTATCAAGGTCTATCAGTGACTGATATGGTAGCTCTTGCTG GCGCTCACACCATTGGAATGGCACGGTGTGAGAACTTTCGAGCTAGAATTTATGGAGATTTTGGAGCAACAGATTCGTATCTCAGAAACTTGAAATCCATCTGCCCTGCTGCAATTAGTAGCTCGGGAGAGAATAACGTAACAGCAATGGACAATGTTACACCAAATCTTTTCGACAATTCATTTTACCATACACTGCTGAGAGGGGAAGGGTTACTAAGTTCAGACCAAGAAATGTATTCCAACGTTTTTGGAATCGAAACTAAGAAGCTGGTCAGAAAATATGCTGACGACCCTCTCGCTTTCTTCAATCAGTTCTCGGATTCAATGGTGAAGCTGGGCAACATTACGAATTCGGATAGCTTTGTCAATGGTGAAGTCAGGAAGATTTGCAGATTTGTTAACACTTAA
- the LOC105764439 gene encoding phytosulfokines 3, giving the protein MAKGFFFLILALLLLSTAKGRPLSNDLQKLPFSTPESISFIDGECRGLNDEECMIRRSLAAHTDYIYTQENDAP; this is encoded by the exons atGGCAAAGGGCTTCTTTTTCTTGATATTGGCTTTGCTTCTGCTATCAACTGCAAAAGGCAGGCCTCTTTCCAATGACCTTCAGAAGCTACCATTTTCTACACCA GAATCGATAAGTTTCATTGATGGCGAGTGCAGAGGTTTGAATGATGAAGAATGTATGATTAGAAGGTCATTGGCTGCTCATACGGATTATATTTATACCCAGGAAAATGATGCTCCATGA
- the LOC105764437 gene encoding ASC1-like protein isoform X1 — MGLIQLMKSINWEEEDYPAQEDFIVLPFFFMFFPSVRFFLDRVLFERVGRRLIFGKGYQMQDTNTTDNKNKVIKFKESAWKCIYFLSAEFLALYVTSKEPWFNNTRHFWVGPGDQVWPDQKIKLKLKGLYMYAAGFYTYSIFALIFWETRRSDFGVLMGHHFATVTLVVLSYIFRFGRVGSVVLAIHDASDVFLEIGKMSKYCGAEKLASIAFIIFVLSWILLRLIYFPFWVLWSTSYEVVQTLDKEKHPVVGPICYYLFNTLLFCLLVLHIYWWVLMYRMLVNQIQAGGKISEDVRSDSEDEHED, encoded by the exons ATGGGTTTGATTCAGCTTATGAAATCGATTAATTGGGAAGAAGAAGATTATCCTGCTCAAGAAGATTTCATTgtccttcctttcttttttatgtttttcccCTCTGTTCGGTTCTTTCTCGATAGAGTTCTGTTTGAG AGAGTTGGAAGGCGGTTGATTTTTGGAAAGGGATATCAGATGCAAGATACCAATACAACAGACAACAAGAATAAGGTTATAAAATTTAAGGAGTCAGCTTGGAAATGCATTTATTTTCTCTCTGCAGAATTTCTGGCTCTCTATGTAACTTCTAAGGAGCCCTGGTTTAACAATACAAGACACTTTTGGGTAGGGCCAGGGGATCAGGTCTGGCCTGATCAAAAAATTAA ATTGAAATTAAAGGGACTTTATATGTATGCTGCTGGGTTTTATACATACTCTATATTTGCTTTAATTTTCTGGGAAACAAGGCGTTCTGACTTTGGAGTCTTAATGGGTCATCATTTTGCAACTGTCACCCTCGTTGTGCTCTCTTACATTTTTAG ATTTGGCCGTGTCGGTTCAGTTGTTTTAGCAATTCATGATGCTAGCGATGTATTTTTGGAGATAGGGAAGATGAGCAAATATTGTGGTGCTGAAAAACTCGCTAGCATTGCattcataatttttgttttgtcatGGATCTTACTGCGCCTCATATACTTCCCTTTCTGGGTCCTATGGAGTACAAG CTATGAAGTTGTCCAGACATTGGACAAGGAAAAGCATCCAGTGGTTGGACCAATTTGTTATTATCTGTTCAACACACTTCTATTTTGCCTGCTTGTTCTTCATATTTATTGGTGGGTACTGATGTATCGAATGCTAGTCAACCAAATCCAAGCTGGAGGCAAAATTAGTGAAGATGTTAGATCTG ATTCAGAAGATGAACATGAGGATTGA
- the LOC105764438 gene encoding basic leucine zipper 43, translating to MVPSELSTGLHYLAPENPILIPDNLGMMQNTIPGFHFDRFLNIQSNSHIPLPAHEFIAQSLCTSTSDEAEEHQLSRIIDERKQRRMISNRESARRSRMRKQKHLDELLSQVVRLRNENQSLIDKLKHVSDCHDQVVQENARLKEEASDLRRMVTDLRTGSPYSLALRELEDVPCYTAYLRAEPTNQSIANSVDLLY from the coding sequence ATGGTTCCTAGTGAGCTCAGTACTGGACTTCACTACCTTGCACCAGAAAACCCGATCCTGATTCCAGACAACCTTGGAATGATGCAAAACACAATCCCAGGTTTTCATTTCGATAGATTCTTAAACATCCAATCCAATTCCCACATCCCACTGCCCGCTCATGAATTCATTGCACAGTCCTTGTGTACTTCAACTTCAGATGAAGCGGAGGAACACCAGCTGAGCAGGATCATCGACGAGCGGAAACAACGAAGGATGATATCGAATCGAGAATCCGCTCGTAGGTCGAGGATGCGGAAACAGAAGCACCTGGATGAACTTTTGTCACAGGTAGTCAGGCTTCGAAATGAGAACCAGTCTCTCATAGACAAGTTGAAACATGTATCAGACTGCCATGACCAAGTTGTTCAAGAGAATGCAAGACTCAAGGAAGAAGCCTCCGATCTTCGTCGAATGGTGACGGACTTAAGAACTGGCAGCCCGTATTCTCTAGCATTGAGAGAGCTGGAAGACGTTCCCTGCTACACTGCTTACCTGAGAGCTGAGCCGACAAACCAATCCATTGCTAACTCTGTAGATTTGCTATATTAA